The Anabaena sp. WA102 genome contains a region encoding:
- a CDS encoding type II toxin-antitoxin system HicA family toxin produces the protein MTKKEKLWQKAKNSPENLTFDEFETLLIQNGWEFSRQKGSHRLWYSPGGQPLPIQPRKDGKAKLYQIQQFFEYQEGNQ, from the coding sequence ATGACTAAAAAAGAAAAACTATGGCAAAAAGCTAAAAATAGTCCAGAAAATCTAACTTTTGATGAATTTGAAACTCTCCTCATTCAGAATGGGTGGGAATTTAGTCGTCAAAAAGGAAGTCATCGTTTATGGTATTCACCGGGTGGCCAACCTTTACCAATTCAACCTCGTAAAGATGGAAAAGCAAAACTCTATCAAATTCAGCAGTTTTTTGAATATCAAGAGGGAAATCAGTAA